One stretch of Deinococcus ficus DNA includes these proteins:
- the katG gene encoding catalase/peroxidase HPI — MPEHEPPTAPGVPHHDPMAGNDGPTIHSENAGADNGSAPLAGRAGTCPVMHGANTAQEATATDWWPKALNLDILSQHDRKTDPMDPDFDYAEAFLSLDLNEVKQDLRALMTESQAWWPADWGHYGGLMIRMAWHAAGTYRTADGRGGANTGNQRFAPLNSWPDNANLDKARRLLWPVKRKYGNRLSWADLMILAGNVAYESMGLKTFGFAGGRADIWHPEKDIYWGAEREWLASTAHRYEQDSDRQSLEHPLAAVQMGLIYVNPEGVDGKPDPLRTAQDVRETFARMAMNDEETVALIAGGHTVGKAHGNGDASVLDAEPEAADLTAQGFGWLNPQGQGHGRDTVTSGLEGAWTTHPTAWDDGFFRLLFGYEWELRKSPAGAWQWEPVNIREEDRPVDAHDPSVRRNPIMTDADMALKVDPVYREIAERFHRDPAAFDEAFARAWFKLTHRDLGPKSRYLGAEVPAEDLIWQDPVPTGRATLTDAEIADLKALLLGLGLPRHELIATAWDSARTYRTSDHRGGANGARIRLAPQKDWEGNEPERLERVLRTLESLQSRLPKPVSLADLIVLAGTAAVEAAARDAGVPVTVPFAPGRGDATPEWTDAESFAPLEPVHDAFRNWLKKDYVVSPEELMLDRAQLMGLTAPEMTVLLGGMRVLGANHGGTRHGVFTDREGVLSTDFFVHLTDMNNVWEPAGPNLYRLRDRRTGVVKWTATRVDLVFGSNSVLRSYAEVYAQDDSREKFVRDFVKAWVKVMNADRFDLRRPRPEVHASADAALV, encoded by the coding sequence ATGCCTGAACACGAACCCCCCACCGCCCCCGGCGTTCCCCACCACGACCCCATGGCCGGCAACGACGGCCCCACCATCCACAGCGAGAACGCTGGCGCCGACAACGGCAGCGCGCCGCTCGCCGGGCGCGCCGGCACCTGCCCGGTCATGCACGGCGCGAACACCGCCCAGGAAGCGACCGCCACCGACTGGTGGCCGAAGGCCCTGAACCTCGACATCCTCAGCCAGCACGACCGCAAGACCGACCCCATGGACCCGGACTTCGACTACGCCGAGGCGTTCCTCAGCCTGGACCTGAACGAGGTGAAACAGGACCTGCGGGCCCTGATGACCGAAAGTCAGGCGTGGTGGCCGGCCGACTGGGGACATTACGGCGGCCTGATGATCCGCATGGCCTGGCACGCCGCCGGCACGTACCGCACCGCTGACGGTCGTGGCGGCGCCAACACCGGCAACCAGCGTTTCGCGCCGCTGAACAGCTGGCCCGACAACGCCAACCTCGACAAGGCCCGGCGCCTGCTGTGGCCGGTGAAACGCAAGTACGGCAACCGGCTGTCCTGGGCGGACCTGATGATCCTGGCCGGGAACGTCGCGTACGAGTCCATGGGCCTGAAGACCTTCGGGTTCGCGGGCGGGCGCGCCGACATCTGGCACCCGGAAAAAGACATCTACTGGGGCGCGGAACGCGAGTGGCTGGCCAGCACCGCGCACCGCTACGAGCAGGACAGCGACCGGCAGTCCCTGGAGCACCCGCTCGCGGCGGTGCAGATGGGTCTGATCTACGTGAACCCCGAGGGCGTGGACGGCAAACCCGACCCGCTGCGGACGGCGCAGGACGTCCGGGAGACCTTCGCGCGCATGGCGATGAACGACGAGGAAACCGTCGCCCTGATCGCCGGCGGGCACACCGTCGGCAAGGCCCACGGCAACGGGGACGCCAGCGTGCTGGACGCCGAGCCTGAGGCGGCTGACCTGACCGCGCAGGGCTTCGGCTGGCTCAACCCGCAGGGCCAGGGGCACGGCCGGGACACCGTGACCAGCGGCCTGGAAGGCGCCTGGACCACCCATCCGACCGCCTGGGACGACGGGTTCTTCCGGCTGCTGTTCGGGTACGAGTGGGAACTGCGAAAGAGCCCGGCCGGGGCGTGGCAGTGGGAACCGGTGAACATCCGCGAGGAGGACCGCCCGGTGGACGCGCATGACCCCAGCGTGCGGCGCAACCCGATCATGACCGACGCGGACATGGCCCTGAAGGTCGACCCCGTCTACCGGGAGATCGCCGAGCGGTTCCACCGTGACCCGGCGGCCTTCGACGAGGCGTTCGCCCGCGCGTGGTTCAAGCTCACGCACCGCGACCTGGGCCCCAAAAGCCGCTACCTGGGCGCGGAGGTCCCGGCCGAGGACCTGATCTGGCAGGACCCGGTGCCCACCGGGAGGGCTACGCTGACGGACGCCGAGATCGCCGATCTCAAGGCCCTGCTGCTGGGCCTGGGCCTGCCGCGCCACGAACTGATCGCCACCGCCTGGGACAGCGCCCGCACCTACCGGACCTCCGACCACCGCGGCGGCGCGAACGGCGCGCGCATCCGCCTCGCGCCGCAGAAGGACTGGGAGGGCAACGAACCCGAGCGTCTGGAGCGGGTGCTGCGCACCCTGGAGAGCCTGCAGTCCCGCCTGCCGAAGCCAGTCAGCCTCGCGGACCTGATCGTGCTGGCCGGCACGGCCGCCGTGGAGGCCGCCGCCCGGGACGCCGGCGTGCCGGTCACCGTTCCGTTCGCGCCGGGCCGGGGCGACGCGACGCCGGAGTGGACGGACGCCGAGTCCTTCGCGCCGCTCGAGCCGGTGCACGACGCGTTCCGCAACTGGCTGAAAAAGGACTACGTGGTCTCGCCGGAAGAACTGATGCTCGACCGCGCGCAGCTGATGGGCCTGACCGCCCCGGAAATGACGGTGCTGCTGGGGGGCATGCGGGTTCTGGGCGCCAACCACGGCGGCACCCGCCACGGCGTGTTCACCGACCGCGAAGGCGTGCTCAGCACTGACTTCTTCGTGCACCTGACCGACATGAACAACGTCTGGGAACCGGCCGGCCCGAACCTGTACCGGCTGCGCGACCGCCGCACCGGGGTCGTGAAGTGGACCGCCACCCGGGTGGACCTGGTCTTCGGGTCGAACTCGGTGCTGCGTTCGTATGCCGAGGTGTACGCCCAGGACGACAGCCGGGAGAAGTTTGTGCGTGACTTCGTGAAGGCCTGGGTGAAGGTGATGAACGCGGACCGCTTTGACCTGCGCCGCCCGCGTCCGGAGGTTCACGCTTCAGCGGATGCGGCCCTCGTCTGA
- a CDS encoding HD domain-containing phosphohydrolase: MFTSLLLNFCLLITSTFAISLTYRAGEARQRAVMMVVRLALTAGATLLLAMASAEVPGGLRIDLRYVPVVMVVLRYGPLWGALVAAPMLLWRLVFDTDSGVDGVVWLHFASVLALSTLVRPAARPLLQGLQPRLLWLTPVPFLGVGVGVLLVPESRELFWVSYPVRLLLGALGLISAVSILQSRLQLLRLTQVLADQANTDALTSLPNRRAFDRDLGALRCGEHLALLDLDHFKAVNDRYGHDGGDRALAQVAGLLRSFAPGRVRAYRVGGEEFAALIGGMDSVQAAGVVERLRSALPGQQGGWLAERGERMTVSIGLATRQADEDGAALFRRADEALYLAKMNGRDRVVVWAPGQGAPEGALPSPGAAPPTETLQPRHSAWRALRTTVTLLAQRRVLRDEDWAEMLRLAVEAVDGACCGTLDVRLRGDRFRLVAEVGYAPDLVGLPLTEASQQRWYGRPLDEWRAGTPRLVEGEALDAAYATSDAHLDSPEVRQLNLSGRRREVTGNLCLPVVLGGEVVAHLNLDRLQGAPPFGPESVEVAQLFAQQIAALLHLQGRWDELEHLVSLHERVSVVSPQELAPELTAAAAELLRAQWAVLLRYDAAQDALVSDGRGVHEPALGPVRLPRGVGLAWAALQAGEVIRLTDLSAEPRLYFREQLRAGAMMVVPLRAAGGEPLGALILTRQAERAFSEADAHLALLLGSLAARLLERDHHLVGLQATLDAALETLGVAVELRDFETQDHTRRVTALAVTFAAALGLPPEAVRGLRQGAALHDIGKLAVPDAVLLKPGALDSAERALIETHAERGAALSARIPFLHPDARGVIRSHHERWDGGGYPDRLSGERIPLAARLFALCDVYDALVSDRPYRAALSPEEALQILARGRGTQFDPELTDRFLALHARGAFAHVAPERVNEDRPTPA, translated from the coding sequence GTGTTCACGTCCCTGCTGCTGAACTTCTGCCTGCTCATCACCAGCACCTTCGCGATCAGCCTGACGTACCGGGCCGGCGAGGCCCGCCAGCGGGCGGTCATGATGGTGGTCCGGCTCGCGCTGACCGCAGGCGCCACGCTGCTGCTGGCGATGGCAAGCGCGGAGGTGCCGGGCGGGCTGCGCATCGACCTGCGGTACGTGCCGGTGGTGATGGTGGTGCTGCGCTACGGGCCCCTGTGGGGCGCGCTGGTCGCCGCGCCCATGCTGCTGTGGCGCCTGGTGTTCGACACGGACAGCGGCGTGGACGGCGTGGTGTGGCTGCACTTCGCGAGCGTCCTGGCCCTGAGCACCCTGGTGCGCCCGGCCGCCCGGCCGCTGCTGCAGGGCCTGCAACCGCGGCTGCTGTGGCTGACGCCCGTCCCGTTCCTGGGGGTGGGCGTGGGCGTGCTGCTCGTGCCGGAAAGCCGGGAGCTGTTCTGGGTGTCGTACCCGGTGCGGCTGCTGCTGGGCGCCCTGGGCTTGATCTCGGCCGTGTCTATCCTGCAGTCCCGGCTGCAGCTGCTGCGGCTTACGCAGGTCCTGGCCGACCAGGCGAACACGGACGCCCTGACCAGCCTGCCCAACCGCCGGGCGTTCGACCGGGACCTGGGCGCCCTGCGCTGCGGCGAGCATCTCGCGCTGCTGGACCTGGACCACTTCAAGGCCGTGAACGACCGGTACGGGCACGACGGCGGCGACCGCGCCCTCGCGCAGGTCGCCGGGCTGCTGCGCTCGTTCGCGCCGGGCCGCGTGCGCGCCTACCGGGTGGGCGGCGAGGAGTTCGCGGCGCTGATCGGCGGGATGGACAGCGTTCAGGCGGCCGGGGTGGTGGAGCGCCTGCGCTCGGCCCTCCCCGGCCAGCAGGGCGGGTGGCTGGCCGAGCGCGGGGAACGCATGACCGTCTCCATCGGCCTGGCGACAAGGCAGGCCGACGAGGACGGCGCGGCCCTGTTCCGGCGGGCGGACGAGGCACTGTACCTCGCGAAGATGAACGGCCGGGACCGTGTGGTCGTGTGGGCGCCGGGACAGGGCGCGCCGGAGGGGGCGCTCCCGTCACCCGGCGCCGCGCCCCCCACGGAGACGCTCCAGCCGCGGCACTCGGCGTGGCGGGCGCTGCGCACCACCGTGACCCTGCTCGCGCAGCGCCGCGTGCTGCGCGACGAGGACTGGGCGGAGATGCTGCGCCTGGCGGTCGAGGCGGTGGACGGCGCGTGCTGCGGCACGCTGGACGTCCGCCTGCGCGGCGACCGGTTCCGGTTGGTGGCAGAAGTCGGGTACGCGCCGGACCTGGTGGGCCTGCCGCTCACGGAGGCCTCCCAGCAGCGCTGGTACGGCCGGCCGCTGGACGAGTGGCGGGCCGGCACGCCACGCCTGGTGGAGGGAGAGGCGCTGGACGCGGCCTACGCGACGTCGGACGCTCACCTCGACTCCCCGGAGGTCCGCCAGCTGAACCTCAGCGGCCGGCGCCGGGAGGTCACCGGGAACCTGTGCCTGCCGGTGGTGCTGGGCGGCGAAGTGGTCGCGCACCTGAACCTGGACCGGCTGCAGGGCGCGCCTCCCTTCGGGCCGGAGAGCGTGGAGGTCGCGCAGCTGTTCGCGCAGCAGATCGCCGCGCTGCTGCACCTGCAGGGCCGCTGGGACGAACTGGAGCACCTCGTGTCGCTGCACGAGCGGGTCAGCGTGGTCTCCCCGCAGGAACTCGCGCCGGAACTCACGGCCGCGGCCGCCGAGCTGCTGCGGGCGCAGTGGGCGGTGCTGCTGCGCTACGACGCCGCGCAGGACGCGCTGGTGTCCGACGGGCGGGGCGTGCACGAGCCCGCCCTCGGGCCGGTGCGCCTGCCGCGCGGCGTGGGGCTGGCGTGGGCGGCGCTGCAGGCAGGGGAAGTGATCCGCCTCACCGACCTGAGCGCCGAGCCGAGGCTGTACTTCCGCGAGCAGCTGCGGGCCGGGGCGATGATGGTCGTGCCGCTGCGGGCCGCCGGCGGGGAGCCGCTGGGCGCCCTGATCCTGACCCGGCAGGCCGAGCGGGCCTTCTCGGAGGCGGACGCCCACCTGGCCCTGCTGCTGGGCAGTCTCGCGGCGCGGCTGCTGGAACGCGACCATCACCTCGTCGGCCTGCAGGCGACGCTGGACGCCGCGCTGGAAACGCTGGGCGTGGCGGTGGAACTCCGGGACTTCGAGACGCAGGACCACACGCGCCGGGTCACGGCGCTGGCCGTGACCTTCGCCGCGGCGCTGGGGCTGCCGCCCGAAGCGGTGCGGGGCCTGCGGCAGGGCGCGGCGCTGCACGACATCGGCAAACTGGCCGTGCCGGACGCGGTGCTGCTCAAGCCGGGCGCGCTTGACTCCGCGGAGCGGGCCCTGATCGAGACGCACGCCGAGCGCGGCGCGGCCCTGTCCGCGCGGATTCCGTTCCTGCACCCGGACGCCCGGGGCGTGATCCGCTCACACCACGAGCGCTGGGACGGCGGCGGGTACCCGGACCGCCTGAGCGGCGAGCGCATTCCCCTGGCGGCGCGGCTGTTCGCGCTGTGCGACGTGTACGACGCGCTGGTCAGCGACCGGCCTTACCGCGCGGCCCTCAGTCCGGAGGAAGCCCTGCAGATCCTCGCCCGGGGCCGCGGGACGCAGTTCGACCCGGAGCTCACCGACCGCTTCCTCGCCCTGCACGCCCGGGGGGCCTTTGCGCACGTGGCGCCGGAGCGCGTGAACGAGGACCGCCCCACGCCGGCCTGA
- a CDS encoding putative bifunctional diguanylate cyclase/phosphodiesterase — translation MPEPGPRTASPAEAALRGLLFVLAFIALQRFSLQFGGAGRVSLWYLPAGLILAFLARFGPGNAPWVFAATALAGALQSPLPVNHAAAAVGTLAYTLGAVVLRRAPGWFTGIPRVRDGVTLTLAALLASGLAAYATMLYLHATGTAPGAQWLVVALHWWVGDLVGILTLTPSLLLSRHWFARLPGEAAGRGARGRLERAKVLAVPLTAALVFVVALPLGLHVEFLCFLPLLWVAMRDGLVAAVRGTFLMNVSVALLTWQSPLGTNDLLEIQLLIATLSATAILLGAGVTERQKDRDRLAELALTDALTGLPNRHGFLQDVQGRLAGPPARSGTGGLTLAALDISRLKWINDAFGQATGDQYLQAFGQRLTRLPSGWSVARLGGGTFALAADAGRADPAVLHDALNAPVQLDGRELTVAYRLGSVSAEGGVSASRLLLRAEEALDEARRSGRDVIVARGPHRGAYAALEYEQDLRRALESGQELHLHYQPQTDLASGEVVAFEALIRWQHPVRGLLSPAEFLPVAERTGLIVPIGAWVLEEACRQRQAWAAAFGRPDLRMAVNISPSHLHTGTLLPDVTRALEACGMPGDCLELELTEGTLLLDPERAARVLSEVQARGVRVALDDFGTGYSSIRHLKDFRVSTLKIDRAFIRHLVTDEGDRRIVTGLVVLGHLLGMTVLAEGAEDLATVHLLRGLGCDGVQGYALGRPRPAAEAGKALGNAPLVPSPPPRPAGGP, via the coding sequence ATGCCCGAACCCGGTCCACGCACGGCGTCCCCGGCCGAGGCCGCGCTGCGCGGGCTGCTGTTCGTTCTGGCCTTCATCGCGCTGCAGCGGTTCTCCCTGCAGTTCGGCGGGGCGGGCCGCGTGTCGCTGTGGTACCTGCCGGCCGGGCTGATCCTGGCCTTCCTGGCCCGCTTCGGGCCGGGCAACGCCCCCTGGGTGTTCGCCGCCACCGCGCTGGCCGGCGCCCTGCAGTCTCCCCTGCCGGTCAACCATGCCGCGGCGGCGGTGGGCACGCTCGCGTACACGCTCGGCGCGGTGGTGCTGCGCCGCGCCCCGGGGTGGTTCACCGGGATTCCCCGAGTCCGCGACGGGGTGACCCTGACGCTGGCCGCCCTCCTGGCCTCGGGCCTGGCGGCGTACGCGACCATGTTGTACCTGCACGCCACCGGCACCGCCCCCGGAGCGCAGTGGCTGGTGGTCGCCCTGCACTGGTGGGTAGGCGACCTGGTCGGGATTCTCACGCTCACCCCGTCACTGCTGCTCAGCCGTCACTGGTTCGCCCGGCTTCCCGGGGAGGCGGCCGGGCGGGGCGCCCGGGGGCGGCTGGAGCGGGCGAAGGTGCTGGCCGTGCCGTTGACGGCGGCGCTGGTGTTCGTGGTGGCGCTGCCGCTGGGCCTGCACGTGGAGTTCCTGTGTTTCCTGCCGCTGCTGTGGGTGGCGATGCGCGACGGCCTGGTGGCCGCGGTGCGCGGCACCTTCCTGATGAACGTCTCCGTGGCGCTGCTGACCTGGCAGTCGCCGCTGGGCACGAACGACCTGCTGGAAATTCAGCTGCTGATCGCCACGCTGTCGGCCACCGCCATCCTGCTCGGGGCGGGGGTCACCGAGCGCCAGAAGGACCGGGATCGGCTGGCCGAGCTGGCCCTCACCGACGCGCTGACCGGCCTGCCCAACCGGCACGGCTTCCTGCAGGACGTGCAGGGGCGCCTCGCCGGGCCACCCGCCCGGAGCGGAACCGGCGGGCTGACCCTGGCTGCCCTGGACATCAGCCGCCTGAAATGGATCAACGACGCGTTCGGGCAGGCGACCGGCGACCAGTACCTTCAGGCGTTCGGGCAGCGCCTCACCCGGCTACCGTCTGGCTGGAGCGTGGCGCGTCTGGGCGGTGGGACCTTCGCGCTGGCCGCCGACGCGGGCCGGGCCGATCCGGCCGTGCTGCACGACGCGCTGAACGCTCCCGTGCAGCTTGATGGGCGGGAACTGACCGTCGCTTACCGGCTGGGCTCCGTCAGCGCCGAGGGGGGCGTAAGTGCGAGCCGCCTGCTGCTGCGCGCCGAGGAGGCGCTGGATGAGGCCCGGCGCAGCGGCCGGGACGTGATCGTGGCGCGCGGTCCGCACCGCGGCGCGTACGCGGCGCTGGAGTACGAGCAGGACCTGCGCCGCGCCCTGGAGTCCGGCCAGGAACTGCACCTGCACTACCAGCCGCAGACGGACCTGGCGAGCGGGGAGGTGGTGGCCTTCGAGGCGCTGATCCGCTGGCAGCACCCGGTGCGTGGCCTGCTCTCGCCAGCGGAATTCCTGCCGGTGGCGGAACGCACCGGGCTGATCGTGCCCATTGGGGCGTGGGTGCTGGAGGAGGCCTGCCGGCAGCGGCAGGCGTGGGCGGCGGCGTTCGGCCGGCCGGACCTGCGCATGGCCGTGAACATCTCCCCCAGCCACCTGCACACCGGGACGCTCCTCCCGGACGTCACCCGCGCCCTGGAGGCGTGCGGGATGCCCGGCGACTGCCTGGAACTGGAGCTCACCGAGGGCACGCTGCTGCTCGACCCGGAGCGCGCCGCGCGGGTGCTGAGCGAGGTGCAGGCGCGGGGGGTGCGCGTGGCGCTGGACGATTTCGGCACGGGGTACTCCAGCATCCGGCACCTCAAGGACTTCCGGGTGTCCACCCTGAAGATCGACCGGGCCTTCATCCGGCACCTCGTCACCGACGAGGGCGACCGCCGCATCGTGACCGGACTGGTCGTGCTCGGGCACCTGCTGGGCATGACGGTGCTGGCCGAGGGCGCCGAGGACCTGGCGACGGTGCATCTGCTGCGCGGCCTGGGCTGCGACGGCGTGCAGGGCTACGCGCTGGGCCGCCCGCGGCCCGCCGCCGAGGCCGGAAAGGCCCTTGGCAACGCGCCGCTGGTTCCCTCCCCTCCCCCCCGGCCGGCGGGGGGCCCCTGA
- a CDS encoding AAA family ATPase, protein MSTSCSVHLIYGPQGAGKTTHARALAARTGGVRFSIDEWMVTLYGPDLPETPDLAWVLQRVGRCHEQIWSLTRDLLQQGTPVILDLGFMRAEDRRAARQRAEACGAHPTFHFVDAPVGERRARVLRRNEDRGETFSLVVPPALFDFMETQYEPPSPAERAEAHGAAHA, encoded by the coding sequence ATGTCCACATCCTGTTCCGTCCACCTCATCTACGGCCCCCAGGGCGCCGGAAAAACCACCCACGCCCGCGCGCTCGCCGCCCGCACCGGCGGCGTCCGCTTCTCCATCGACGAGTGGATGGTCACCCTGTACGGCCCCGACCTTCCTGAAACTCCGGACCTCGCCTGGGTGCTCCAGCGCGTCGGCCGCTGCCACGAACAGATCTGGTCCCTCACCCGGGACCTTCTTCAGCAGGGCACGCCCGTCATCCTGGACCTGGGCTTCATGCGCGCCGAGGACCGCCGCGCCGCCCGGCAGCGCGCCGAGGCCTGCGGCGCCCACCCCACCTTCCACTTCGTGGACGCGCCCGTGGGCGAACGCCGCGCCCGCGTGCTGCGCCGCAACGAGGACCGCGGCGAGACCTTCTCCCTCGTCGTGCCCCCCGCCCTGTTCGACTTCATGGAAACGCAGTACGAGCCGCCCAGCCCGGCGGAACGCGCCGAGGCGCACGGAGCCGCCCATGCCTGA
- a CDS encoding MarR family winged helix-turn-helix transcriptional regulator codes for MPESGGALALCLNLNRTTAVVIRQIDHRLSALHGLSLNDFTILHVTDQAPQGKLRRGDLAAHLGLTASAVTRLLLPLEKTRLVDRLPDPRDARVSYVVLTDAGRERLADARPSAAQISEDLVGRLPAGQVQVLTAALAALA; via the coding sequence ATGCCTGAGTCGGGAGGCGCCCTGGCCCTGTGCCTGAACCTGAACCGCACGACGGCCGTGGTGATCCGCCAGATTGACCACCGCCTGAGTGCCCTGCACGGCCTGAGCCTCAACGACTTCACGATCCTGCACGTCACCGACCAGGCGCCGCAGGGTAAACTCCGCCGCGGCGACCTCGCCGCGCACCTCGGCCTGACCGCCTCCGCCGTCACCCGGCTGCTCCTTCCTCTGGAGAAGACCCGCCTGGTGGACCGCCTGCCTGACCCGCGCGACGCCCGGGTGAGCTACGTCGTGCTGACGGACGCCGGCCGGGAACGCCTCGCGGACGCGCGACCCTCGGCCGCCCAGATCAGCGAGGACCTCGTCGGCCGGCTGCCCGCCGGCCAGGTGCAGGTCCTGACGGCCGCCCTGGCGGCCCTGGCCTGA
- a CDS encoding sensor domain-containing diguanylate cyclase, protein MTRRDLPAPAGPAAPAPGQGNTPTARSLAARNAAYEAMDLGDFPRAMTHAVSALDLARGTGDAPLQAKAHVTIALVLAGVHDDEGAQEHLDQAIALATQAGDARGVALATVNAAHIDLERGRYREAAELLHGLLNTPSAAGLGIDDPVAGTELRQVFHMNYVKAASTALRGGGGSHADAPLRRALEVSAAHLTALHAGELPLASPRHLPDVLDALTGYAAFRGDWARVRALADERIEVALHTGTEHAIGRAFMDRAALAARQEAWTAAIDDAVRAARHFEAAGQKLDVLNARQLVADSLAKQSRFQEAFSVQREITERSADLHRAYARQGAQLRLIEQQAQAAELRAEAFAEAALRDPLTGIPNRIAALRFLEALHASGRGGVVAMFDVDHFKRVNDTYGHAAGDEVLQRAAATVQEAVRGSDHFARMGGEEFLLAFPELSAAQARQVCERIQWDLGALSWPEIAPDLQLTISVGLADLGAETDPRLTLRRADAALYDAKRSGRNRIVLASG, encoded by the coding sequence ATGACCCGGCGTGACCTGCCGGCCCCCGCCGGGCCGGCCGCGCCGGCGCCGGGCCAGGGGAACACGCCCACGGCCCGGTCGCTGGCCGCGCGGAACGCGGCGTACGAGGCCATGGACCTCGGGGACTTCCCCCGGGCCATGACCCACGCCGTCAGCGCCCTGGACCTCGCGCGGGGCACCGGGGACGCCCCGCTGCAGGCCAAGGCCCACGTGACCATCGCCCTGGTCCTGGCGGGCGTGCACGACGACGAGGGCGCGCAGGAGCACCTGGATCAGGCGATCGCGCTGGCGACGCAGGCCGGGGACGCGCGGGGCGTGGCGCTCGCCACGGTCAACGCGGCGCACATCGACCTGGAGCGGGGCCGCTACCGCGAGGCGGCCGAACTCCTGCACGGCCTGCTGAATACCCCGTCTGCGGCCGGGCTGGGTATCGACGACCCGGTGGCCGGCACGGAACTGCGGCAGGTCTTCCACATGAATTACGTCAAGGCGGCGTCCACGGCCCTGAGGGGCGGCGGGGGCTCACACGCCGACGCGCCCCTGCGGCGCGCGCTGGAAGTTTCGGCCGCCCACCTGACCGCGCTGCACGCGGGTGAGCTTCCGCTGGCCAGCCCGCGGCACCTGCCGGACGTGCTGGACGCCCTGACCGGGTACGCGGCGTTCCGAGGCGACTGGGCGCGAGTGCGGGCGCTGGCCGACGAGCGCATCGAGGTCGCGCTGCACACCGGCACGGAGCACGCCATCGGCCGGGCCTTCATGGACCGCGCCGCCCTGGCCGCAAGGCAAGAGGCGTGGACGGCCGCCATCGACGACGCCGTGCGCGCCGCGCGGCACTTCGAGGCAGCCGGGCAGAAGCTGGACGTGTTGAACGCCCGGCAGCTCGTCGCGGACAGTCTCGCGAAGCAGAGCCGCTTCCAGGAGGCGTTCAGTGTGCAGCGCGAGATCACCGAGCGTTCCGCGGACCTGCACCGGGCGTACGCGCGGCAGGGCGCGCAGCTGCGCCTGATCGAGCAGCAGGCTCAGGCGGCCGAGCTGCGGGCAGAGGCGTTCGCGGAGGCCGCGCTGCGCGACCCGCTGACCGGCATCCCGAACCGGATCGCGGCGCTGCGGTTCCTGGAGGCGCTGCACGCCAGCGGCCGGGGCGGCGTGGTCGCGATGTTCGACGTGGACCACTTCAAACGGGTGAACGACACGTACGGTCACGCGGCCGGGGACGAGGTCCTGCAGCGCGCCGCGGCGACCGTGCAGGAGGCGGTGCGCGGCTCCGATCACTTCGCGCGGATGGGCGGGGAGGAGTTCCTGCTGGCCTTCCCGGAACTGAGCGCCGCGCAGGCCCGGCAGGTATGCGAGCGCATCCAGTGGGACCTGGGCGCGCTGAGCTGGCCGGAGATCGCGCCGGACCTGCAGCTCACCATCAGCGTGGGACTGGCCGACCTGGGCGCCGAGACCGACCCGCGCCTGACGCTGCGCCGCGCCGACGCGGCCCTGTACGACGCCAAACGCAGCGGCCGCAACCGGATCGTGCTGGCCTCCGGCTGA